Below is a genomic region from Neorhizobium galegae.
CGCCGGCAACGGCTTTATCGTCGCCGAGAGCGAGATGATCGCCAATACCCGCAAGGGCAAGCAGATCATGAATGTCGCGATGCCCGACGAGACCAAGCTGGTCGTGCCGGTCTCGGGCGATCACGTTGCGGTCGTCGGCGAGAACCGCAAGCTGCTGGTCTTCCCGCTCACCCAGCTGCCGGAAATGACCCGCGGCAAGGGCGTGCGCCTGCAGCGCTACAAGGATGGCGGCATTTCCGACATCCGCTGCTTCACCATGGCCGACGGCCTTTCCTGGGAAGACAGCGCCGGCCGCTCGTTCACCCGCAACAAGGACGAACTGCTTGAATGGATCACCGACCGCGCCACCGCCGGCCGCGCCGTTCCGAAGGGCTTTCCGCGGAGCGGGAAGTTCGCGGGGTGATCAGGTGAGGGGAATGGTGTGATCGCGCAGGAAGCGCGTCGCACCTTCCTCGTCGATCTCGCCGGCAGCGACCGCGAGGACGAACTCGATGATTTCGGCCTGTTCGGCTTCGATCATATGTCCGTTGATAAGCAAGAACGTGAAGGCGGATAGATAGGCCGTGCGCTTATTGCCATCCGAGAAAGGATGGTTGCGTGCAAAGCCGTAAAGATATGCGGCGGCGAGCCGGAGGGCGTCCTCCTCTCCATAAGCATGCTTGTGAAGTGGGCGCGCAAGTGCCGCCTCAAGGGCGTTTTCGTCCTTAAGGCCGGGCAGGCCGCCGTGTTCAGCCAGTTGCTCTTGATGGATGATCTCAATAGCTTGCCGTGAGAGCCATTTTATGGCTTTCACTTCGCAAGCTCTCTGAGGGCAACCCGGTATTTTTGCATGCCCAAACGAGCGGCTTTCAGCTGTTCTGCCAGATCGGCCTGCTCGGGTACGAGCGCGATATTTCCGTTATCCTCACGCAATTCGAGATTATCGCCAGCTTTCAAGCCCATGCGATCCAAGACATCCTTCGGAATGATGATGCCTTCGGAGTTGCCAATCTTGCGAATAATTACGTTCATTGCTCGAACTCCTGCTCGTTGCAACGGTGTTATAACGCCGATTGGTGACGTTTACAATGTTCGAATCACGCCGCCGCCCTGGCCCGCATCCTCTCCACCCGCCGCATCTGCCAGGCCGAATAGCCGATCAGCGCCAGCACGAGGATCGAGCCGCCGAGCAGGGTGCGGGCGGAGGGGATTTCGGCAAAGATCAGCCAGACCCAGATCGGTGCGAGGATGGTTTCGAGCAGGTAGAACATGCCGACCTCGGGGCCGGAGAGATATTTCGGGCCGGTCGCCAGGCACCAGAAGGCAAGTGGCATCATGATCGCGCCGTCGAACACCACCCAGACGGGGTCCGCGACCGAAAAGCCGTTGCTGGCGACGAAGGAAAGCCCGATCGTCGCCGGAATGATGGTGGCGACCAGCGGCACGAAACCCATGTCGATGCGCGCAGCCCGGCTGAGCGTGATCGCTAAGGCCAGCAGGAACGAGGCCGTTGCCGCCAGGATGTCGCCGAGGATATGGCCGCCGGCAAGCCCGCCCGAAACAATCAGGCCGACGCCGAAAAACATCACCAGCATGGTGACGAGCGTCGAAGGCGAGGGGCGTTCCTTGAGGACCAGCCAGCCGAGAATGGCGGCATACATGGGCGTGAAGGCAACGATGAAGACGACGTTGGCGGTCGCCGTGTTGAAGACGGCGCCGAGGAAGGCGATCGTCGAAATGCCGTAGCAGAACCCGGCGGCAAACCCCGCTTTTCCGGGGATCAGCGCCGGACGGGTCGATCCGAAGCGCCGGACGAGCAGCCACAGGATGATGGCGGCGGCGAAGGTCGCCGTGCTGCGCAGCGCGACCGTCGACCACATCTCGCCATGCCCGAGACGGACGAGCGGCACGTCGAAGGAGAGCGCAAGGCCGCCGATGGCGGTGAGCACAAGGCCCTTTTTATGATCGTTCATCGGATGATTTCAGATGTCCGTGGCGGGATCGAAGATTTCCCAGCCGCGCGGGGTCAGGTGTTCCTGCGGCTGGAAGCGGGTCTTGTAACCCATCTTCGCCGAACCCTTCACCCAGTAACCGAGATAGACATGCGGCAGGCCGAGCGACCTGGTCCGGGCGATGTGGTCGAGGATCATGAACGTCCCGAGCGAGCGCTTTTCATATTCCGGATTGAAGAAGGAATAGACCATCGACAGGCCGTCGCTCATCATGTCGGTGAGCGCGACGGCCAGCAGTTCGCCCTTCGGCTCGACGCTGATGCCGGAGCCCGGCTCGCGGCGGCGGTACTCGATGATGCGGGTGTTGACATGCGTGTCCTCGACCATGATCGCATAGTCGAGCGCCGACATGTCCGACATGCCGCCCCGCTGATGGCGGTCGTCGAGATAGCGGCGGAAGAGCGAGAACTGTTCCGTGGAGGGCTGTGCGGGATAGACCGTTGCGATCACGTCGCGATTGGTGACGAGAACCCGTTTCATCGAACGCACGGGCTCGAATTCGTGAGCGAGGATGCGCACGGAAATGCATGCGCGGCATGATTCGCAGGCCGGCCGGTAGGCGATGTTCTGCGAACGGCGGAAACCGCCCTGGGTCAGTAGGTCGTTCATCTCGGCGGCGCGAGGGCCTACCAGGTGAGTGAAGACCTTTCGCTCCATTTCACCCGGGAGATAGGGACAAACTGCCGGGGCCGTCAGGTAGAACTGCGGTGAGGGCGTTGCCTGCGTGTTCATTGCGTCGTGGCAGTCCGGTCTTCAGGATCGTAAATGTCATACCATGGCGCATAAAAGCGAAACGTCAACCATATGCTGCGACAGGCAGCCTGCTAATGCCATAAACTTTCGGCCAGTAGCGTAATCGTTACGACGTACGCACCACGACGGTGCCGAGCAGCAGGTCGTGCACGAGGCGCGAACGCTCGATGAACAGGCCGGCGAGCAGAATCAGCGGCGTCAGCACCGAGTTGATGATCCAGAAGATCACCGTGTGGGCCATGGCGGTCAGGAAATCCATCCGCCGGCCGTCGAGCCGCACCATGGCGAGCCCCATGGCGCGCATGCCGGGCGAAGCTTGCGCCGAGCCGCCGAGCGTCATCCCGAAATAAAGAAGGGCGACAATCACGAACAGGGCCGGATAGAGCATGAAGCCTAGGCCGAGCGTGATGATGCCGAGGAAGAACACCACGACCGCGGCCGGAATGCACAAAAGCAGCACGATCACGTAGTCGATGATGAAGGCGAACACCCGCCGCGAAAGAACGCCGCTATAGGCGCGCCAATCGTCCGGTGCGGCATAGGCTGGGTTCGGGTCGAGGCTCATCGTTTCATCATCTCCTGTTTCTGGTTACGGATATGGGATTAGAAGTGCGGCGCTTCAACTGCGGAATGTATAAGAAGACGTCGCGTGAAAATGAAATGCGAATCGCGTATAAGATGCAATCGCATTTTCCTTTTCATGATAGATATTATTTTAATTGAGGCCCTAATGACCAAACTTAAAAATATCGACGTAATTCAGCTCATTAGTCTCCTTCTTATCGCGGTTCTTGCGGTTGTTTCAACGGTCTCATCAGCCGATGCACGGTTCATTCAGCCCGATGATTGGAATCCGACAAATGAGGGTGTCGGCACAAATCGATACGCTTACGCGGACAATGATCCGATCAATAAAAGCGATCCAAATGGACATCTGTTCTTTGCTCCATTTGCAATGGGATGCGTAGGTAGCGGTGCGTGTTTAGCGATCACGTCGGCGGCCACGGTTATCGCAGGTTTTGCGACCCAAGCTGGCCACCTAATGTCAGGCAGGAGCAGTGTCGAGCCGGATTGGGGGGAGGTGCGAGCACTGCTAGCCAATGGGGTCCCGCGTGAAAGAGCCATTGAAATTTCAAAAGACAATGTCCTTGCACAAGGACAACATCCACGTCAGCAACAGTCTCAATTTCGATCAAGCCTCGTGGAGACGGGGAAATTGGATTCGGGGCAAAAACAGGCAGCGCATCACATTGTAGAGAAGAGTGATCCCGCGGCTAGAGATGCTGTTGCCTTACTAAATAAGTCCGGGATCAGTATAAATTCCACCAGCAATGGCGTCGGACTATCGGAGCATGCGCGAGGTGGAAGGCACACCACTTCATATTCGTCAGCTGTACTTTCAAGGCTTTCCCCGTACTCTGAAGAAGAAGATTTGCGAAGAGAATTGGAGCAAATTGGGAGGGAGTTGGTATCTTACGACAAACAGGGCAAAACAGTTGATGACTGGGGACGCGATCAATCAAGCGGTTCAGGCGATAGTCATGAGGAAAGTGAAGCGCTTAAAAGATAGCCACTAAAAAAATGTTGGAGTGATCATTGGATAAGTTTTGGCGCGCCACAGGTAACTTCGCCGACTATAAAACGCCAATAAGCGATGGCGAAATTCTTCATTCCCCTCAATTGCTCCGAGAAGGATTTGAGCTCGACCCTGAAAGCCTGAAGCTGCGGTTTATGCGCAGAGGCAAACGGGAAAACAGAGTTCTGGGAAGCTTCACTGCTTGGCGGCCTGGAATTTTGACGCCTGAAAGGGAAGTTTTTGAAATTCTGCGACCTCTCATAGAGCCATCAGCTCGATGCTTTGACGTCAATATCGGGAAGCGTCCCTATGTTATTTGCATTGTCAATCGCAAGCTTGATGCTTTTGATCGCACTCGCAGCCGATTCCAGCGATTTGGCGAGGACGAAGATTTGACGGATTGTACTCTTTCCGCTGGATCAGGTGTAAACCTCCGAAAGATCTTTTTGAAATCCAACTTCCAGACCGATGCATACGTATTCCGCTTGGAAGGAGAGCCTCCCCTTCAACTCGAAATCATCGTATCGGACGAATTCTATCAAACCTATCACGCCCACAAGCTCACCGGCCTGATATTCCAGTCTGTCGGCCAGTAAGCCTGCTACCCCTTCGCCAGCTTCTTCGCCGCTTCCACCGCAAAATACGAAAGAATGCCGTCGCAGCCGGCGCGCTTGAAGCAGAGCAGCGTCTCCATCATGACCCGTTCGCCGTCGATCCAGCCGTTCATCGCGGCGGCCTTGATCTGCGTGTATTCGCCGGAGACCTGGTAGGCGAAGACGGGCAGGCCGAACGCTTCCTTGATGCGCCAGCAGATGTCGAGATAGGCGATGCCGGGCTTGACCATCAGCATGTCGGCGCCTTCCTCGACGTCGAGAGCCGCATCCCGCACCGCTTCGGTGCCGTTGGCCGGCGAGATGTAATAGCTGTTCTTGTCGCCTTTCAGCAGGCCGCTGGTATTGATCGCCTCGCGATAGGGGCCGTAGAAACCGGACGAGAACTTCGTCGCATAGGACATGATGCCGACATCCTGATGGCCGCTCGCATCCAGCCCGCGGCGGATGGCGCCGATGCGGCCGTCCATCATTTCCGACGGCGCGATGATGTCGGCGCCGGCATCCGCCTGCATGACGGCGGCGCGCACGATCTGGTCGACCGTCTCGTCGTTGACGATGATGCCGTCGCGCAGGATGCCGTCATGGCCGTGGCTGGTGAACGGGTCGAGCGCCACGTCGGTGATGATGCCGATATTCGGCACCGCTTTCTTGAAAGCGGCGGTCGCCTGGTTGATCAGGTTGTTGGCGACCAGGCTGTTGGAGCCGGTCTCGTCGCGCAGGTCCATCTCGATATCGGGGAAGGTGGCGATCGCCGGAATACCGAGATCGGCAGCTTCCTTGACCGCCTCGACCGCCTTGTCGACGCTCATGCGGTTGACGCCGGGCATGGCGGCGATCGGATCGACGATGCCGGTGCCGGGAACGATGAAGATCGGCCAGATCAGATCGTCCACCGTCAGCCGGTTCTCCTGCACCAGCCTGCGCGTCCAGTCGGCCTTGCGGTTGCGCCGCATGCGGCGGTGGCCGGTGATCTCGTCGACCAGATGCGTCTTGTCCATTGCAAAGTCTCCAACTTCTCTTCCCATGCGCGCGTCATTATCATGCAGCACGCCATTTGCGAATGGGAGCGATCGCCGCAGTCGAGGCCCGGCTAGATCCAGAGATCGTTTTGAGCAGTACGTTCGCCGCCCTCGTTGCCGGTGTTCAAAACGCCACGCGGCTCGATAACCATCATCTTCACTTCCTTTTCGGCGAACGGCTTGTGCTGCACGCCCTTCGGCACGACGAACATTTCGCCCGGCCCGATGTGAACGCTGCCGTCGCGCAAGTCGATCCGCAAATGGCCATCTATAACGATGAAGGCTTCATCCGTTTCCGGGTGATCGTGCCATATGAAATCGCCTTCGATGCGGACGAGCTTGAACTGGTAGTCGTTCATTTCGGCGACGACGCGCTGCCGCCAGAGGTCGGGTATCCGTGCGAGCTTCTCGGCGAGGTTTATCGGGGCATGTGAAAAGTTCCGATCGGTCATGTCTTCTCCTTTGATTGGCGGCAAACCCTATCAGGACGAGGCGCAGGGCTCTTGAACGATCGTGCAGGCGACAGGCTGGTACTGGCGGTCGGCGACCGCGGCGGCTAGTGTAGTTGCATGGAACCCGATTCACTCACGGTGCCGAAGCGCACGCTGACCGAAATTCTCTACGTCGTCTTCCTCAGGCTGGTCGCGGTCGCCTGTTTCTGGTTCGGCCTGCAATATTGGGCGATGCTGGTCGGCTATTCGCTGAAGGGCATGGCCCGCTTCGATCTGCTGGCGCTTCCCTGGAAGGTGGCGGCGTCTTCGCTTGCCGTGCTGTTTCCGGTTGCCTCGCTCGGCCTCTGGCTCACCGTCTCCTGGGGCCCGGTACTCTGGGCGATCGCCGCAATCTCGCAGATATCGATGTATATCGTCTGGCCGGAGATCTTCGGACACAACCGTCTCGTTCCCCTCATGCACGGCCTCGTCGCCGCGCTTTACGTCGTATTTCGGCTCTCTTTATGGGTCGAGGCGCGCCGCAAGGCGGAGCGGGTAAGGATTGATTCACCTTGAAATTAAAGCTTTGACGGCCGAATTTGACTGGGAATTCGCCGCTAAGTGATTGATTTATTTTAAATCTGAATGGCCGCATCCTGGGTTGGCGAGGGCGGGCCGGAATTCGAGGAAACGCGTTAAGCGCTTGTTAAGCCTATGTTTTAAGTCGAATTTTATGCGTATTCGATAGTGTCTGTCTCAAGGCGGGAACACAACAAACACCGCCAAACAAAACAGATGAGGCAGTCATGATGAACACGAAACTGAAGCCGCAGGCGGCACCGGCAGTAGCAGATCCGCATGAAGAAACCATCCGCGTCCTCTACATGGAGTCGCTGCATCTGGTCGAACGCCTGCACCGCCGTCTTCTCGATGTGATCAAGGACGAGTTCGACCGCCAGGGTCGCGACGACGTCAACGCCGTCCAGGCTCTCCTGCTGTTCAACATCGGCAATTCGGAACTGACGGCCGGCGAACTGCGCTCCCGCGGTTACTATCTCGGCTCGAACGTCTCCTACAACGTCAAGAAGCTGGTCGACCTCGGCTTCATCAACCACCAGCGCTCGCGCATCGACCGCCGCTCGGTCCGCATCAGCCTGACGCCGGAGGGCCAGGAGATCGCCGAGGCCGTCGGCAAGCTCTACGAGCGCCACATCGGCTCGATCGAAAAGGTCGGCGGCATCGGCGAGGGCGAGTTCTCTCAGATGAACAAGCTGCTCCAGCGCCTCGACCGCTTCTGGAACGACCAGATTCTTTACCGCCTTTAATCCACCAGGGGCTTGCGAAACACTCCATTACCTCCAGTCATGCGGTGCTACGCAAAAGCGTAACGGGGTGTCGAAAGACGCGCCGTTACGCTTGTTTGCGTGCGGGCTGCGTAGCCCTGGCAAATCCAGCCTATCGCTGGGCCAGCAGGGCGCGGCCGGCGTTTCTGATGGTGAGAGCCGAGTCTGCCATCTGCGCAACCAAGCCGGCGGACATCGCTGCGGCGAGGGTCTCCGTATAGTCTTCGCCCTGGAGACCGTGCTTTTTACAGTAATTCTGTACGGCTCCGCGTGTGGAGGTCGGCGAGACGCCAAACTTGTTGTTCTGGAAAGCATTGACAATAATTTGGTATTTTTCGTCCAGGGTCACGGTAGCTCTCCAATGGGTGATGTTTGGGTGCGTACCAGTATGGGGGCCGGGTTGATAGACGAATTCTGCCATCAGCGTCGGAAATACGTTCCGACATGTCCGTTTGCGCCGGAATGCTCGCCTATAACGTAGCCGCCGCGGCCCGGCGAATTTCGGTCGTCATGCCCGCAAACATCGAGGAGAGGTCGAGCCAGCCGTCGGGTCTGCGGCCCGTCACCTTTTCCGGCCACCCGCAGACGCCGTCCTGTTCGACATAGCCGACGCATTGCTGGGCTGTCTCATCGCGAAAATGCAGGACGACCAGCTTTCCAGGCTCAAGGGCTTCGATCGGGTACCAGTTCAAATCTCAAGTTCCTCACTTATGAGGGATGATTTTTAGCCAATCCGCTTGCCCCAGGCTTGCGGCTTTTACGTTTCGGCGAGGGGATCATGTCCGGAGCGCTCGGTAGGTTTTCATAAAAAAGGCAGGTCGCCGCCGACCATCTCCCGGACCGCCCCGGGATCGCCTGCCGTCTGGTGGTGTGGCGTATTTGCCGCCTGAAAAAATCACGTGCCAACACGGCTTTGTGACGCGCAAGTACCTGACACGAATTGGCCATATTGCTATGGGACCGGCTGGATGCAACGGGCCGGCGGGAATTCGCGCTTTCACGACATTGCGATGACGACGAAGCCCGGCTGCGGCTGCGCTAACTTTTTGCGCGTTCTTAACCATATCCCTGTAGGCGTCTTTGATGCTGCTCGGGACCAGATGGGTATTATTGATGTCGAAGAAGATCGGATCTGAAGCTCTTTCCCGCCGTGCCCTGCTTCGCACGGCCTTCTCTGCCGGTGCCGCCGCACTTGCAGCGCCCGCATTCGCCCAGACGGCGATGGACGATCTGATCAATGCGCCTCGCCGCGGCACCTGGGACGACCAGTTCGACGCCAAGGCTGCCTCCAGAACCGCCGTCAACGTCGTCTCCAACAATCCGGTGCTCGGCGCCGGCGGTCCGGCGAACACCCAGCAGGCGATTGTGGACTATCAGCAGATCGTCGCCAACGGCGGCTGGCCCGAGGTCAATCCCGGCCAGCAGCGCCTGCGCCTCGGCGTCGTCGATCCTTCCGTGCAGCAGCTGCGCCAGCGCTTGATGATTTCAGGCGACCTGCCGCGCGAGGCGGGCATGTCCTCTTCGTTCGACAGCTATGTCGACGGCGCGGTGAAGCGTTTCCAGGCCCGCCACGGCCTGCCCTCCGACGGCGTGATGGGCGAATTTACCGTCAAGGCGATGAACATATCGGCTGACGTGCGCCTGCGCCAGCTGGGGACCAATCTGGTGCGCCTGCAGTCCATGTCCGGCGATCTCGGCTCCCGCTACGTCATGGTCAATATTCCGGCCGCCTACATCGAGGCGGTGGAGAACGACCGTGTGGCGCTGCGCACCAATGCCGTCGTTGGGCGCATCGACCGTCCGACGCACGCCATCAACTCGAAGATCTACGAGGTCATCCTCAACCCCTATTGGACTGCGCCGCGCTCGATCGTCGAGAAGGACATCGTGCCGCTGATGCGCAAGGATCCGACTTATCTCACCCGGAACAACATCCGCCTGATCGACGGCAAGGGTAACGAAGTAGCCCCGGAAACGGTCGACTGGTTCGCGCCGAAGGCGCCGAACCTGATGTTCCGGCAGGATCCCGGCAAGATCAACGCCATGGCCTCGACGAAGATCAACTTCCACAACCCGAACAACGAATACATGCACGACACGCCCCAGCAGGGCCTGTTCAACAAGCTGATGCGCTTCGAATCCTCGGGCTGCATGCGTGTTCAGAACGTCCGCGACCTGATCAGCTGGCTGCTGCGCGACACCACCGGCTGGTCGCGCCAGGAGATCGAGCGGGTTATCTCGACGCGCCAGAACAACCCGATCAAGCTTGCCGTGGAAGTGCCGGTCTATATCGTCTACATCACCGCCTGGTCGGCGAAGGACCGCGTCGTGCAGTTCCGCGACGACATCTACGAGCGTGACGGAAACCAGGAGCTCGCGCTGCAGACGACCACCGGCATCGAAAAGCCGGCCGGCGCTGCCGACGACGATCTGCTGCCGCAATAAGATTTGCTTCTTTTTCCGTCCATGAGAAGCCGCATCCGCCAAGGGTGCGGCTTTTTCGTTTTCTAAGAGCATCTCCGCGTCTTCCGGCGAGCAAATGTCGTTCCCCGTATTGCTCTGCGCAAGGCGTAAGGCTAAGACGCGACATTGCAATGCCCACCCCTTTGAGGAGCCTCGCACATGTCGAACACCGACGTCTTCTTCTCCCGCCCGCTCGCAGAATCCGATCCGGAAATCTTTGGCGCGATCGAGAAGGAACTGGGTCGCCAGCGCCACGAAATCGAGCTGATCGCTTCGGAGAACATCGTTTCCCGCGCCGTGCTTGAGGCGCAGGGTTCGATCATGACCAACAAGTATGCCGAGGGTTATCCGGGCAAGCGTTACTACGGCGGCTGCCAGTTCGTCGACATCGCCGAGGAACTCGCCATCGAGCGCGCCAAGAAGCTGTTCGGCGTCAATTTCGTCAACGTCCAGCCGAATTCCGGCTCGCAGATGAACCAGGCCGTATTCCTGGCGCTGCTGCAGCCCGGCGACACCTTCATGGGCCTCGACCTCAACTCGGGCGGCCACCTGACGCACGGTTCGCCGGTCAACATGTCCGGCAAATGGTTCAACGTCGTGTCCTACGGCGTGCGCGAAGGCGACAATCTGCTCGACATGGACGAAGTCGCCCGCAAGGCGGAAGAAACCAAGCCGAAACTGATCATCGCCGGCGGCACCGCCTATTCCCGCATCTGGGACTGGAAGCGTTTCCGCGAGATCGCCGATTCGGTCGGCGCCTATCTGATGGTCGACATGGCCCATATCGCCGGTCTGGTTGCCGGTGGCCAGCATCCGTCGCCGTTCCCGCACTGCCATGTCGCCACCACGACCACCCACAAGTCGCTCCGCGGTCCGCGCGGCGGCGTCATCCTCACCAATGACGAGGAACTGGCCAAGAAGTTCAATTCGGCTGTCTTCCCCGGTCTCCAGGGCGGTCCGCTGATGCACATCATCGCCGCCAAGGCGGTCGCCTTTGGCGAAGCGCTGCAGCCGGACTTCAAGGATTATGCCGCCCAGATCGTCAAGAATGCCAAGGCGCTGTCCGAAACGCTAATGGCCGGTGGCCTCGACATCGTCTCCGGCGGCACCGACAACCACCTGATGCTGGTCGACCTGCGCAAGAAGAACGCAACCGGCAAGCGCGCCGAGGCCGCCCTCGGTCGCGGCTACATCACCACCAACAAGAACGGCATTCCCTTCGACCCGGAAAAGCCCTTCGTCACCTCCGGTATCCGCCTCGGCACCCCGGCCGGCACGACACGCGGCTTCAAGGAAGCGGAATTCAAGGAGATCGGCAATCTCATCATCGAGGTTCTCGACGGCCTGAAGGTCGCCAATTCCGACGAGGGCAATGCAAGCGTCGAAGCCGCCGTGCGCGACAAGGTCGTGGCGCTCACCGGCCGCTTCCCCATGTATCCCTACATGTGATCCCAACCGGTACCAACGGGGACCGCATCTCGCGATCCCCCTTGCAAGCCTAAGGAGAGGCGATGCGCTGCCCCTATTGCGGTTCGGAAGACACGCAGGTCAAGGATAGTCGTCCGGCGGAGGATTACACCTCGATCCGCCGCCGGCGTATCTGTCCGGATTGCGGCGGCCGCTTCACGACGTTCGAGCGCGTGCAGCTTCGCGAACTGATGGTCACCAAGAAGACCGGCCGCAAGGTGCCGTTCGACCGCAACAAGCTGGTAAGGTCGTTCCAGATCGCGCTGCGCAAGCGGCCGGTCGACAATGACCGCATCGAGCGGGCGGTGTCGGGCATCGTGCGTCGGCTCGAAAGCTCCGGCGAGAACGAGATTTCCTCGGAAGAGATCGGCCTGCAGGTGCTCGAAGCTCTGAAGAGCCTCGATGACGTCGCCTTCGTGCGCTATGCCTCCGTCTATCGCGATTTTTCCCATGCGGAGGATTTCGAAAAGGTGATCCAGGAGATCAACGCCAAGATCGCCCGCGATCCCGGCATCGAGCCGTAACATGACGAGCGCTGCCGAAGATCGGTGGTTCATGGCGTCGGCGCTGCGCCTGTCGCGCCTTCATACCGGTCAGACGGGCACCAATCCTTCGGTCGGCTGCGTGATCGCCCAGGACGGCGAGGTGGTCGGCTCCGCCGTCACCGCACCCGGCGGGCGGCCGCATGCGGAAACCCAGGCGCTCGAGATCGCCGGGGAAAAGGCGAGGGGAGCGACCGTCTATGTCACGCTCGAACCCTGCTCGCACTATGGCCGTACCCCGCCTTGCGCCAATGCGCTGGTCGAAGCCGGCGTCGCCCGCGTCGTTATCTCATTGACCGATCCCGATCCGCGTGTCTCCGGGCGGGGGATCGCGATCCTGCGCGATGCCGGGATCACCGTCGAGACGGGGTTGATGGAGGAGGAGGGGCGCCGTGCGCTTGCCGCCTACCTCACGCGCCAGACGAAAGGCCGCCCGCATGTGACTCTGAAGCTTGCGGTTTCCGCCGACGGCATGCTCGGCCGGCGCGGCGAGGAAGTGTCGATCACCGGGCCGGAGGCGCGGGCGGACGTGCACCGGCGGCGGGCCGAGGCGGATGCGATTCTCGTCGGCATTGGCACGGTACTGTCCGATGATCCGGAGTTGACCGTACGCATTCCCGGGCTGGAGAAACGCTCTCCGATCCGCATCGTGCTGGACCGGCGGCTGGAACTGCCGCTGGATTCGACATTGGTTCGGACGGCGCGGGACGTGCCGGTGATTGTCGTGGCTGCGCCTTCTTCCTTGGAGACTGGGGCAACACCCCCCTCTGCCCTGCCGGGCATCTCCCCCACAAGGGGGGAGATCGGCAAGACGCAAGCTCCCGGTTCATCTTCGGCCGCATCCTCTGCCACACCAACGTCTGAGGCGGAGCGAGCGGGTGCTCCATCGATCTCCCCACCCGTGGGGGAGATGCCCGGCAGGGCAGAGGGGGGCGATCTGGCTCCGGGGGCAGCGGGCGAACTGGCCCTGAAGGCCG
It encodes:
- a CDS encoding arginyltransferase; protein product: MNTQATPSPQFYLTAPAVCPYLPGEMERKVFTHLVGPRAAEMNDLLTQGGFRRSQNIAYRPACESCRACISVRILAHEFEPVRSMKRVLVTNRDVIATVYPAQPSTEQFSLFRRYLDDRHQRGGMSDMSALDYAIMVEDTHVNTRIIEYRRREPGSGISVEPKGELLAVALTDMMSDGLSMVYSFFNPEYEKRSLGTFMILDHIARTRSLGLPHVYLGYWVKGSAKMGYKTRFQPQEHLTPRGWEIFDPATDI
- the hemB gene encoding porphobilinogen synthase encodes the protein MDKTHLVDEITGHRRMRRNRKADWTRRLVQENRLTVDDLIWPIFIVPGTGIVDPIAAMPGVNRMSVDKAVEAVKEAADLGIPAIATFPDIEMDLRDETGSNSLVANNLINQATAAFKKAVPNIGIITDVALDPFTSHGHDGILRDGIIVNDETVDQIVRAAVMQADAGADIIAPSEMMDGRIGAIRRGLDASGHQDVGIMSYATKFSSGFYGPYREAINTSGLLKGDKNSYYISPANGTEAVRDAALDVEEGADMLMVKPGIAYLDICWRIKEAFGLPVFAYQVSGEYTQIKAAAMNGWIDGERVMMETLLCFKRAGCDGILSYFAVEAAKKLAKG
- a CDS encoding AbrB/MazE/SpoVT family DNA-binding domain-containing protein, which translates into the protein MNVIIRKIGNSEGIIIPKDVLDRMGLKAGDNLELREDNGNIALVPEQADLAEQLKAARLGMQKYRVALRELAK
- a CDS encoding imm11 family protein, whose amino-acid sequence is MDKFWRATGNFADYKTPISDGEILHSPQLLREGFELDPESLKLRFMRRGKRENRVLGSFTAWRPGILTPEREVFEILRPLIEPSARCFDVNIGKRPYVICIVNRKLDAFDRTRSRFQRFGEDEDLTDCTLSAGSGVNLRKIFLKSNFQTDAYVFRLEGEPPLQLEIIVSDEFYQTYHAHKLTGLIFQSVGQ
- the ldtR gene encoding transcriptional regulator LdtR: MNTKLKPQAAPAVADPHEETIRVLYMESLHLVERLHRRLLDVIKDEFDRQGRDDVNAVQALLLFNIGNSELTAGELRSRGYYLGSNVSYNVKKLVDLGFINHQRSRIDRRSVRISLTPEGQEIAEAVGKLYERHIGSIEKVGGIGEGEFSQMNKLLQRLDRFWNDQILYRL
- a CDS encoding AHH domain-containing protein — translated: MKCESRIRCNRIFLFMIDIILIEALMTKLKNIDVIQLISLLLIAVLAVVSTVSSADARFIQPDDWNPTNEGVGTNRYAYADNDPINKSDPNGHLFFAPFAMGCVGSGACLAITSAATVIAGFATQAGHLMSGRSSVEPDWGEVRALLANGVPRERAIEISKDNVLAQGQHPRQQQSQFRSSLVETGKLDSGQKQAAHHIVEKSDPAARDAVALLNKSGISINSTSNGVGLSEHARGGRHTTSYSSAVLSRLSPYSEEEDLRRELEQIGRELVSYDKQGKTVDDWGRDQSSGSGDSHEESEALKR
- a CDS encoding type II toxin-antitoxin system death-on-curing family toxin, with product MKAIKWLSRQAIEIIHQEQLAEHGGLPGLKDENALEAALARPLHKHAYGEEDALRLAAAYLYGFARNHPFSDGNKRTAYLSAFTFLLINGHMIEAEQAEIIEFVLAVAAGEIDEEGATRFLRDHTIPLT
- a CDS encoding DMT family transporter, whose translation is MNDHKKGLVLTAIGGLALSFDVPLVRLGHGEMWSTVALRSTATFAAAIILWLLVRRFGSTRPALIPGKAGFAAGFCYGISTIAFLGAVFNTATANVVFIVAFTPMYAAILGWLVLKERPSPSTLVTMLVMFFGVGLIVSGGLAGGHILGDILAATASFLLALAITLSRAARIDMGFVPLVATIIPATIGLSFVASNGFSVADPVWVVFDGAIMMPLAFWCLATGPKYLSGPEVGMFYLLETILAPIWVWLIFAEIPSARTLLGGSILVLALIGYSAWQMRRVERMRARAAA
- a CDS encoding RDD family protein; translated protein: MSLDPNPAYAAPDDWRAYSGVLSRRVFAFIIDYVIVLLLCIPAAVVVFFLGIITLGLGFMLYPALFVIVALLYFGMTLGGSAQASPGMRAMGLAMVRLDGRRMDFLTAMAHTVIFWIINSVLTPLILLAGLFIERSRLVHDLLLGTVVVRTS
- a CDS encoding DUF6163 family protein yields the protein MEPDSLTVPKRTLTEILYVVFLRLVAVACFWFGLQYWAMLVGYSLKGMARFDLLALPWKVAASSLAVLFPVASLGLWLTVSWGPVLWAIAAISQISMYIVWPEIFGHNRLVPLMHGLVAALYVVFRLSLWVEARRKAERVRIDSP
- a CDS encoding cupin domain-containing protein, which gives rise to MTDRNFSHAPINLAEKLARIPDLWRQRVVAEMNDYQFKLVRIEGDFIWHDHPETDEAFIVIDGHLRIDLRDGSVHIGPGEMFVVPKGVQHKPFAEKEVKMMVIEPRGVLNTGNEGGERTAQNDLWI